The Rhodopseudomonas palustris genome window below encodes:
- a CDS encoding GrlR family regulatory protein → MTNYLKGFYAAEFETARKKAHGVVLLQDGQIRGGDSTFAYIGSYTQEGLTVSGSVRGFRHANANHPDHVSVFGIDPVEVVFDGVAKDGYVSIEGVARETPSLSLRGLLTRIGD, encoded by the coding sequence ATGACGAATTATCTCAAGGGCTTTTACGCGGCTGAGTTTGAAACGGCGCGGAAGAAAGCGCACGGAGTCGTGCTGCTGCAGGACGGTCAAATCCGCGGCGGCGATTCCACATTCGCGTATATCGGATCGTACACCCAGGAAGGCTTAACGGTGTCGGGCAGCGTCCGCGGCTTCCGGCACGCCAACGCCAACCACCCCGACCACGTCTCGGTGTTCGGCATCGATCCCGTCGAGGTCGTGTTCGACGGCGTCGCCAAGGACGGCTACGTTTCGATCGAAGGTGTCGCGCGCGAGACGCCTAGCCTGTCGCTACGCGGCCTTCTCACCCGGATCGGCGACTAA
- the nikR gene encoding nickel-responsive transcriptional regulator NikR — protein sequence MHRVTVTLDDDLMKKLDAIIAARGYQNRSEAIRDLARIGIQQTTSEDNGENCVGAMVYTYDHSKRDLPRKLTQSFHNHHELSRATMHVHLDHDQCLEVTILDGKASEIQHFADHIFSERGVRYGRLVTIPAAVGDGHD from the coding sequence ATGCACCGCGTCACCGTCACGTTGGACGACGATCTGATGAAGAAGCTCGACGCCATCATCGCGGCGCGCGGTTATCAGAACCGCTCGGAAGCGATCCGCGACCTGGCGCGGATCGGCATTCAGCAGACCACCTCGGAGGACAACGGCGAGAACTGCGTCGGTGCGATGGTCTACACCTACGATCATTCCAAGCGCGATCTTCCGCGCAAGCTGACGCAGAGCTTCCACAATCACCACGAGCTGTCGCGCGCGACCATGCACGTGCATCTCGACCACGACCAATGCCTCGAAGTCACCATCCTCGACGGCAAGGCGAGCGAGATCCAGCATTTCGCGGATCACATCTTTTCGGAACGCGGGGTGCGCTACGGTCGGCTGGTGACGATCCCGGCCGCGGTGGGCGACGGGCACGACTAA
- a CDS encoding TonB-dependent receptor, producing the protein METLPQIAIDAPSRGSRSLVRRPARRATTHPARPGPAGASAAEAAPPVSAGPTPLSAPQDQSASAQVISGVDINAMPVSRVGEVLEAVPGLVVTQHSGEGKANQYFLRGFNLDHGTDLAISVDGMPVNMPTHGHGQGYADINFLIPELIGALTLRKGPYFADVGDFGSAGAVSIDYLRAMPNNLAEVTLGSFGYRRLLGAGSTKAGEGTVLAAFEANTYNGPWDVPDNVRKLNGVLRYSQGTVTDGFSLTGMAYANRWTSTDQVAQRAIDQGVIGRYGSLDPTNGGNSSRFSLSGRFARSSDIGQTDLNAYVIRSSMQLYNNFTYYLDDPVNGDQFNQYDRRTVVGLNGTQRFDYRFAGLPVETRIGLQGRADSISLGLGKTMQRDWLSTVRADDVAERSLGLWTDTTVRWTDWLRTTAGLREDYVGGRVVSDTPANSGSASATMTSPTIGIVLGPWVSTELFGNAGTGLHSNDIRGATITVNPTDKTTPADRVPLLVRSKGAELGLRNRSIPGLTTSLAVFVLDFDSELLFVGDAGTTEASRPSRRVGVEWSSQYRPLPWLGFDLDVAYTRARFTDVDPAGDLIPGAPAWVASAGLTFGREAGWFGALKGRYFGSRPLIEDGSERSLASLIFNARAGYRFDNGLRFQLDVLNLFNASTNQIEYYYLSRLPGEPLGGAGDRHVHPAEPLAVRLTLAGAF; encoded by the coding sequence ATGGAGACCTTGCCGCAGATCGCGATCGACGCGCCATCGCGCGGGTCGCGCAGTCTGGTCCGGCGCCCGGCGCGCCGGGCTACAACGCATCCGGCGCGCCCTGGCCCGGCTGGAGCCTCGGCCGCAGAGGCCGCGCCGCCGGTCAGCGCCGGGCCGACGCCGCTCAGCGCCCCGCAGGACCAGTCCGCGAGCGCACAAGTGATCAGCGGCGTCGACATCAACGCGATGCCGGTTTCGCGGGTCGGTGAGGTGCTCGAAGCGGTGCCCGGGCTGGTGGTCACCCAGCACTCCGGCGAGGGCAAGGCCAATCAGTATTTCCTGCGCGGCTTCAATCTCGACCACGGCACCGATCTTGCGATCAGCGTCGACGGCATGCCGGTCAATATGCCGACCCACGGCCACGGCCAGGGCTACGCCGACATCAACTTTCTGATCCCCGAGCTGATCGGCGCGCTGACGCTGCGCAAGGGACCTTACTTCGCCGATGTCGGCGATTTCGGTTCAGCCGGCGCGGTGAGTATCGATTACTTGCGCGCGATGCCGAACAACCTCGCAGAGGTGACGCTGGGCAGCTTCGGCTATCGCCGGCTGCTCGGCGCGGGCTCGACCAAAGCAGGCGAGGGGACGGTGCTCGCCGCGTTCGAGGCCAACACCTATAATGGCCCCTGGGACGTGCCCGACAACGTCCGCAAGCTCAACGGCGTGCTGCGCTACAGCCAGGGCACGGTGACGGACGGCTTCTCGCTGACCGGCATGGCCTATGCCAATCGCTGGACCTCGACAGATCAGGTGGCGCAGCGCGCGATCGATCAGGGCGTGATCGGCCGCTACGGCTCGCTCGATCCGACCAACGGCGGCAATTCCAGCCGCTTCAGCCTGTCCGGTCGGTTCGCGCGCTCGAGCGATATCGGACAGACCGATCTGAACGCCTATGTGATCCGCTCGTCGATGCAGCTCTACAACAACTTCACTTACTATCTCGACGATCCGGTCAATGGCGATCAATTCAACCAGTACGACCGCCGCACCGTGGTCGGGCTGAACGGCACCCAGCGCTTCGATTACCGCTTCGCCGGGCTGCCGGTGGAGACCCGCATCGGATTGCAGGGCCGCGCCGACAGTATCAGCCTCGGCCTCGGCAAGACGATGCAGCGCGACTGGCTGTCGACGGTGCGCGCCGACGACGTCGCCGAACGGTCGCTGGGACTGTGGACCGACACCACGGTGCGCTGGACCGACTGGCTGCGCACCACAGCGGGGCTGCGCGAAGATTATGTCGGTGGCCGCGTCGTCAGCGATACGCCGGCGAATTCCGGCTCGGCGTCGGCGACGATGACCAGCCCCACGATCGGCATCGTGCTCGGCCCGTGGGTTTCGACCGAGTTGTTCGGCAATGCCGGAACTGGATTGCACAGCAACGACATTCGCGGCGCGACCATCACGGTTAATCCGACCGACAAGACCACGCCGGCCGACCGCGTGCCGCTGCTGGTGCGCTCCAAGGGGGCGGAACTCGGCTTGCGCAATCGGTCGATCCCGGGACTGACCACGTCGCTTGCGGTGTTCGTGCTCGACTTCGATTCCGAACTGCTGTTCGTCGGCGACGCCGGCACCACCGAGGCGAGCCGGCCGAGCCGCCGCGTCGGCGTCGAGTGGAGCAGCCAGTATCGGCCGCTGCCGTGGCTCGGCTTCGACCTCGACGTCGCCTACACGCGGGCACGCTTCACCGATGTCGATCCGGCCGGCGATCTCATTCCCGGCGCGCCGGCCTGGGTGGCGAGCGCAGGTCTGACGTTCGGGCGCGAGGCCGGCTGGTTCGGCGCGCTGAAGGGCCGCTATTTCGGTTCCCGGCCGCTGATTGAAGACGGCAGCGAACGCTCGCTGGCGTCGCTGATCTTCAACGCCCGCGCGGGCTATCGCTTCGACAACGGATTGCGGTTTCAGCTCGACGTGCTCAACCTGTTCAACGCCAGCACCAACCAGATCGAATATTACTATCTCTCGCGACTTCCGGGCGAGCCGCTCGGCGGCGCCGGCGACCGCCACGTTCATCCGGCCGAGCCGTTGGCCGTCCGGCTGACATTGGCCGGGGCGTTCTGA